One part of the Coffea eugenioides isolate CCC68of chromosome 10, Ceug_1.0, whole genome shotgun sequence genome encodes these proteins:
- the LOC113750514 gene encoding uncharacterized protein LOC113750514, producing MDTPFDVSQKDRMVWLPSPTGCFSVKSAWELLRQRRQYSLVDSLLWSSVLPMKMSFLAWRVMRNFLPLDVTLRSRGLSSPSRCGCCYREEEDLLHVFFTGPVASEVWRRMSGRFGFRLSNCLGMASVFKAWYWTAADPSKDHIRTFMPVVVCWFLWSARNQERFCGVRWGGDKIICEIDHFLEGLGKANLFRRSHFNGDGDCDLLCLVTTPPRRRIPRAIMWEKPPFGLLKLNSDASVKHGRATGGGLVRDYQGKMIFAFYKEFGDYNVLEAEGLALLFGLQLCSQRGLRPSLVEVDSKALVQLVVSGVLAKWPLCNCLRKIRSLLEGFSATIAHVFREANSPADRLADMGTIGVTEYDQFQELPAIVRASVVLDSRSVPGVRWISEGG from the coding sequence ATGGACACGCCATTCGACGTATCTCAGAAAGATAGGATGGTTTGGCTACCTTCACCGACGGGTTGCTTCTCGGTTAAGTCGGCATGGGAGTTGCTCCGTCAAAGGAGGCAGTATTCCTTGGTTGACTCACTGTTATGGTCTTCGGTGTTGCCAATGAAAATGTCGTTTCTCGCTTGGAGAGTGATGCGCAATTTCCTTCCTTTGGATGTGACCTTACGGTCGCGAGGTTTGTCTTCTCCCTCTAGATGTGGGTGCTGTTATCGGGAGGAGGAAgaccttttgcatgttttctttacGGGCCCGGTTGCCTCCGAGGTGTGGCGGAGGATGTCTGGCCGTTTTGGTTTTCGATTGTCCAATTGCTTGGGCATGGCGTCAGTTTTTAAAGCGTGGTATTGGACGGCAGCAGATCCTTCGAAGGACCATATTCGGACGTTTATGCCAGTTGTAGTGTGCTGGTTTCTTTGGTCTGCCAGGAATCAGGAGCGTTTCTGCGGTGTCCGTTGGGGGGGTGACAAGATCATCTGCGAGATAGACCATTTCTTGGAGGGGCTTGGGAAGGCCAATTTGTTCCGTCGGTCGCACTTCAACGGAGATGGTGATTGTGACTTGCTTTGTTTGGTCACTACGCCTCCGCGGCGGAGGATCCCTAGGGCGATTATGTGGGAAAAGCCGCCTTTTGGTTTGCTTAAATTGAACTCGGATGCCAGTGTGAAGCATGGCAGGGCCACGGGTGGGGGGCTAGTCCGGGATTATCagggaaaaatgatttttgcttTTTACAAGGAATTCGGGGACTACAATGTGTTGGAGGCAGAAGGTCTGGCTTTACTGTTTGGTTTGCAGTTGTGTTCACAACGGGGGCTTCGCCCTTCGCTGGTAGAAGTAGATTCTAAAGCCTTGGTGCAGTTGGTTGTCTCTGGGGTACTTGCTAAGTGGCCTTTATGTAATTGCTTGAGGAAGATTAGGAGTCTTCTGGAGGGTTTTTCAGCTACTATCGCGCATGTTTTCCGTGAGGCCAACTCGCCGGCAGACAGGCTAGCGGATATGGGAACAATAGGAGTTACGGAGTATGACCAGTTCCAGGAGCTGCCGGCAATCGTCCGGGCCTCGGTTGTCCTGGACTCACGGAGTGTGCCTGGGGTTCGTTGGATTAGCGAGGGGGGTTAG